The following proteins come from a genomic window of Gossypium raimondii isolate GPD5lz chromosome 5, ASM2569854v1, whole genome shotgun sequence:
- the LOC105770443 gene encoding type IV inositol polyphosphate 5-phosphatase 3 encodes MRQGLKQKQEIFRPGTVVRKLFNITPVEPDYGADSDDGDEIDSDSETQVSVGITSQLDTDDLPSLRRRKSETFRAQYINTKEIRICVGTWNVGGKVPSGDLDIDDWIDMNEPADIYVLGFQEIVPLNAGNIFGAEDSRPVPKWENIICDILNRIRTAFTKIKSYSDPSSPSKFKAFDDVPTIEEDIILESDSDIGEEIHTLNEEPNGVDEANNGAKLDRPVVEHDLLRQYYSPKRLDRLNCLRMEDCGENAKALMSKVRSGFGQGRKLNRMLMKTERIGFKWPEPPLNLLSRRVSGRPKALKRTNIKRLEAIKFVQPDSTCKSINDNIASEIAVLEEVNLVSLISRKRRSSYVKIVSKQKVGIFLTIWVRRSLRRHIYNLKVSTVGVGVLGYIGNKGSVSVSMSIYQTLFCFICTHLTAGEKQGDELKRNADVHDILRRTLFHSYSTLGLPRGIHDHERIIWLGDLNYRINLSYDETCDLISNKKWSELIKRDQLVQELQKGGTFEGWSEGVLDFAPTYKYEVNSEKYYGEDPKIGRRTPSWCDRILSYGKGLRQQSYGRTELKISDHRPVTATYMAEVEVFDSRRLQRALTYTDAEIENEGDAAEGTQRLMSKPVR; translated from the exons ATGAGGCAAGGCTTAAAGCAGAAACAAGAG ATCTTTAGGCCTGGAACTGTGGTGCGGAAATTGTTCAACATCACTCCTGTGGAGCCCGATTACGGTGCCGATTCTGATGATGGCGACGAGATTGATTCTGACTCCGAAACCCAAG TGTCGGTTGGTATCACAAGTCAACTCGACA CAGATGATCTTCCAAGTTTAAGGAGAAGAAAGTCAGAGACATTCAGGGCACAGTACATAAACACAAAGGAAATAAG AATATGCGTTGGTACCTGGAATGTTGGTGGAAAGGTTCCATCTGGTGACCTTGATATTGATGATTGGATTGATATGAATGAGCCTGCTGACATCTATGTGCTTGG TTTTCAGGAGATAGTACCATTGAATGCTGGGAATATTTTTGGTGCTGAAGATAGTCGCCCAGTTCCAAAATGGGAAAACATCATTTGTGACATACTCAATAGAATTCGAACtgcatttaccaaaataaaatcctaTTCCGATCCCTCATCCCCGTCGAAGTTCAAGGCGTTCGACGATGTCCCAACCATAGAAGAAGATATAATTCTCGAAAGCGATAGCGATATCGGTGAAgaaattcatacattaaatgAAGAACCTAATGGTGTTGATGAAGCCAATAATGGTGCTAAACTTGATAGGCCAGTAGTAGAACATGATTTGCTGAGGCAATATTATTCTCCAAAGAGGTTAGATAGATTGAATTGCTTGCGGATGGAAGATTGTGGTGAAAATGCCAAGGCCTTAATGAGTAAAGTCCGTAGCGGGTTCGGACAAGGTCGAAAACTAAATAGAATGCTTATGAAGACCGAAAGGATCGGTTTCAAGTGGCCTGAACCTCCATTAAACTTGCTATCTCGGCGTGTTTCGGGACGACCAAAGGCTTTGAAGCGGACCAACATCAAACGTTTGGAAGCAATCAAGTTTGTTCAACCAGATAGTACATGCAAGTCCATAAATGATAATATTGCATCAGAGATAGCTGTGCTTGAAGAAGTGAACCTTGTATCCCTCATTAGTCGGAAACGAAGATCATCGTACGTAAAGATAGTAAGTAAGCAGAAGGTCGGAATTTTCCTCACGATATGGGTCCGTCGGAGTTTGCGCCGGCATATTTATAATCTGAAGGTGTCCACTGTCGGTGTTGGTGTCTTGGGCTACATTGGTAACAAG GGATCAGTATCAGTGAGCATGTCCATATATCAAACACTGTTTTGTTTCATATGCACTCACCTGACAGCCGGAGAAAAACAAGGAGACGAACTTAAAAGAAACGCTGATGTGCATGACATCCTAAGACGTACCCTTTTTCATTCCTATTCTACAttaggacttcccagaggtatTCATGATCACGA AAGAATAATTTGGTTGGGTGATTTAAATTACCGTATCAACCTATCATATGATGAAACATGCGATCTCATCTCCAACAAAAAGTGGTCCGAGTTAATAAAGCGAGATCAG CTTGTCCAAGAGCTGCAGAAAGGTGGAACATTCGAGGGATGGTCCGAGGGTGTACTGGATTTTGCACCAACATACAAATATGAGGTAAATTCAGAGAAATACTATGGAGAGGATCCTAAGATTGGGCGGCGAACTCCTTCATG GTGTGATCGCATTCTTTCGTACGGTAAAGGATTGAGGCAACAGAGCTACGGTCGGACCGAgcttaaaatttcagatcatcGCCCTGTTACCGCGACGTATATGGCCGAGGTTGAGGTATTTGATTCGAGGAGACTGCAGCGTGCTCTCACGTATACCGATGCTGAAATCGAGAACGAGGGAGATGCCGCTGAGGGTACCCAGAGACTGATGTCTAAACCAGTCCGTTGA